In Girardinichthys multiradiatus isolate DD_20200921_A chromosome 10, DD_fGirMul_XY1, whole genome shotgun sequence, the sequence taaatgtcaaATACCCACGTAGTTCTTTCCTACAGGTGTTGTGTGCATTAATAGCATTTTATTGCTGTATGTAAtatggaaacaaaataaagaaagcaaaacaaaaacaaaatagaagagAGAAAAGTGCACCTGAGttgctttggcagaaatgaaaaTCACCAACTGTATCATTAAATATAACTATTAAGGCAACGCACTAATAGTAAACACCTAAATGTAAACATTAATCAAATAAAGTGAGCAAACTTTTTGCTGGTCCACTTATTGTTTCGCCCTTGAGCAACAGGCACACTGTGAccgtcctcctcctctctcccacTGCATTGCTGCCAGGTCGCACTCAGTGCCACACAGGTCTCTGCTGCCATGACATGTGACGACAACAAACAGTGAGCAATGAGCATGTGCACTGTATGCTCATACTTATCCCTATGCTATGAACTTATGGAGGATTCTTCTTCAAAAAACAGACCAGATGAAcaaatggacagacagacagacggatggattTATGAATACAAAAAATTAATGCACGGAAAGATGGGTAGATTAATGGACATATGGATGAGAAATGCAGAAATGTAACAATGTAAAAACTAATTGtgggttggttggatggatggatggacagagaaACGaaaaggttggatggatgattgggTAGGCATATGGATTatcaaatggatggatggacatgtggacagaaaaaaaagaaaagaatggaaaacagatggacagatggaacAATAGATGTGAAAAATTGAACGGATGGAAAAAAGATGGACAGagaaatggatgaatggatggacagatgtcCATAATTATTCAGATCAGGATATAACTAATTCAATCCTATACTTTTCAGAGTGTGTGGTAACCCTGTGATTATTACTAAGATTAAATCTAATTTTGCCTGAATTTGACACCTAATTTGGCCCAAAGGCACACAAAGAAACATACAATAAAGCTGAAAATTAGCCTGGATTAAAGAACTGACAGAAGAATCCTCAGCACCCTGTAACTCATGCTCTGGGAACATGCAGCGTCATTCATTGCTACACACCTCATTTGGTTTCAGCCCCATGTCATTGAGAACACTCTGGAAGAATGTTGGCGATGGCTTCCCAATTACTTCTGCCTTTAAATCACAAGCATACTAGACAGGAAAAGAGGCTTTTGTTATAAATAAGACTGCATGGTGGTAAAATTAGTTATTACTGCCAAACAGAGCAAGTGATCCAACAAATATACCTCAAGAGCCTTCATGTAAACACCAACATCAAGTTTCAACCCATCTGTCTCCTTGTAGTATCTCCTAAAAAAAAGCGAAAAATCATAAGCGTTtagatatatctgtaaaatccATTAAGTCTTCTATGTGTTTAAGTAATTCATTACCCTTGGCCAAGAGAGAATAACACTGGCCTTTCCAATCCTATAAGGACTCTAAATGCCTCATTTAAGTTCTGGTAGGAGAAGTTTTCAGCTGCATCTCCAACTATTACACAGTTTGGGTTGGTCTTATCTACGGCATCAAACTCAGAGAGAAGTCCtggcaaaatgaaaaaaaaagaaatcacactTGAATGATACAACTGAACAAGGTATAAGAAAATGGACAGATTTTTAGATCCATTACTAACTCCACATCACACTGAACATGCCATCCCCATGGTGACACATGCTGCATTACCGTCATGCACCAGTAGGTGGGGCCTTAAACCCCTCTCCTTGAGAACAGCAATAGCTGCAGGCGCTGGAGGGAAGACCTCAGATACAGAAATGTCAAAGCCCAATCTCTGGAGTTTGGCTACGAAATTCTTTCTGGTTGCCTGAGTCTCATTGGTGCAGAACCTCAGCTGCAGATCTGATTCTTTGAGTCTACAACAAATAAGAGCCAAATTTATAAAAGTACAATAGTTTCATTAGAGgacattttttaattgaatttataaCGCAGAATGtttatcctgtgcaattatgtatgtgatttttttctttcttaaaatttgccagcaaaaatgTCAGCTACAAAAATTCAACTGTAGAAATTCGCCtgaaaaaattcacctgcaaatgtgttgaccttGTGGTGACTCATGCCAAAGTAATCAGCACTAGAGTCAAGCGGCTGATAATGcatctatgagtttaatagataagtccttacgtTACAAagccaattttaccacgtccagttctccacctgcgtttgctctctccattctgaacgcaggtggaaaacatcgagcagaagcactgttggcttgtgggtggtgtagttcgtttgacttcCATTATAGTATAGGTTTCTTGGAagaaaactacacaatggcggcgtcgatccaagttttttttttcttaaaatttataacaaagtctcagttttacatttccaaggacaattgatcctagtttattttccctcctattggttagatcccgctcccgtctgctcccatTCATTTTtaatcctgtaccgtcccaatcacgtaatctttactgatgctgtctcctgtcccgcgggattcccatgggaatcccgtgacccgtgggactcccgaaaaaatgtcagcctctactgcGCGCTGGCGAACAGCTGATCTGTAACAGATGAACATGCGCTGCAGGGTGGCCAGCTGAGCTGACAATGAAGAgcggagatcagaaaaaaaaagcccGGGCTACTAAAACAAACAGTGGcacttattaaaaaataatataaatatatatatatatatatatatatatatatat encodes:
- the LOC124874718 gene encoding phospholysine phosphohistidine inorganic pyrophosphate phosphatase, whose product is MADTGWPGCVRSLKGVILDLCGVLYDSGECDGVAIPGSIEAVKRLKESDLQLRFCTNETQATRKNFVAKLQRLGFDISVSEVFPPAPAAIAVLKERGLRPHLLVHDGLLSEFDAVDKTNPNCVIVGDAAENFSYQNLNEAFRVLIGLERPVLFSLGQGRYYKETDGLKLDVGVYMKALEYACDLKAEVIGKPSPTFFQSVLNDMGLKPNEALMIGDDLVNDVGGAQYCGMKGVQVRTGKYRPSDERHPTVIADATVDNLAQAVEAILSQRTLRTLQLQC